The segment GACGAGTTCCACGCGGGCGTCGGAGAGGCCGCCGATCACCTTCGCACCCTCGCGGCGCGCGCCGTCGCCGACGCGGACCACGGCGTCGGCCTCGTCCGCGACCTCCTCGCGGACGACGTCCGCGGCCTCGCTCGCCGGCACCTGGAACGCCGCCACCACGACGTCGCCCGCGAGCACCGCGATCCCGGGCTTCCGGCCGGGGTCGACGCCGACGACCGTCCGGCCGTCGCCGCCGCGGAGGTACGCGAGCGCCGCCTCGACCGCGCGGCGTGGCGCGTCCGGCTCGGCCTCCACGACGTGGGGGCCGTCGAACTCGTCGCCCTCGCCGGGACCGGTGACGACGACCGCGGTCTCCTCGGGGAGGTCGGCATCTGGTTCGACGGTCGTGAACGCCACCCCGCGGTCGCGGAGCTCCCCGACCACGTCGTGATACACCTCGAAGTCAGCCGTCGCGACCACTATCACGCCGCGTGAATTCGAGAGCCGGCGAGATAAGTCCCGGTCACCGGCCGTGGCGACGCACCCCCGCCCGACCGGCGCGCGACGCCGAACGCTCTTCCCGCTCGCTCTCCTAGTCCCTGACATGGCGAGTTACGAGGTCGCGTGCGTGAGCATGGACTACGACGCCGACGTGGACGACTGTCGGTGCATCGAGGAGATCGGGTTCACGACGCGGTCGGGAACGATCACGACGCGGACGCCCGCGGAGGTGCACGAGATGATCGCCGAAGACGGGAAGACCATCGTCGTCTCGTACAAGCACGAGCGCTTCGAGCTGGCGGCGGTCGAACGCGGCGGCCAGCGGTACGTGCGGACCGCGGACGCGGACACGGGCGAGGACACGCTCCTGAAGAAACCCAGTTGCTGACGGTCGAAGCGTAGGTCCGCGGCGGTCTCGGCGTCTATCCGAGGGTGCGGGAAGCACCAGAGCTCACCTACCGCGGGCACGAGGTTGAAGTGGAGCGACTCGTCGGACGCCTGGGCGCGGTACTCGACCGCGCAGCGGTTGAGGCTGCCAAGGAGTCGGCGCTGTCGACGCTGGGCGAACGAGACGCCGTTGACGTGGTCGTAGAGGCATTCGCGGACCGTGTGCTGCTGTGGTTCGGGTGCGAGGACGCCCTAGAAGAGTACGACGGCACCGGGCCGGACGACCACCTCGATGTGGGCGCGCTGAAGGCGGCGTACTGAGACGAGGGCCTGGCGCCGGAGACGATGCCGGTGGTATGCGGCCTGTTGTTTCTCGGTTTCTAAGAGTTACTACACCACTCCACATTTCGAAATTATTATATGCTGTTCGCCTGCCGCGATGTTGTATGAGGGAGTACCTGTATCTGGGTGCGGCGATCGCGGCCGAGGTGTCCGGCACGACCGCCCTGAAATTCACCTCTGGGTTCACGAACCCCGTGCCCACGGCCGTCGTCGTTGTCGGGTACCTCAGTTCGTTCTACCTGCTCAGCCTAACGCTCCAGGAGCTACCGGTCGGCCTGGTGTACGCGACGTGGTCGGCGGTCGGTATCGTCGCGGCAGCGCTGGTGGGGGTGGTGATGTTCGACGAGGCAGTCGACACGGCCGGAATCGCGGGCATATGCCTCATCATCGCCGGTGTGGTCGTACTGAACGTCGTGTCGGACGCGTACACGCCCCACTAGCCATGTGCCGATCCGAAGTCGTGTCCGGGATCTGCGGGGGACACCCCAGGCACCTGTTCGACGACGGGCCCGAACCGACGGACGAACGTATGCATCAACGGGGGCCCTGGAGTTCGAGCCCGAGTCCGGGTTCGAGCCCGAGTCCGGGTTCGAATGAATCGCGAGCTGTTCGGTTCGTCTTTTCACTCGTTTGAACAGTGTCCGCGAAGCTTCCCGTGAGTTTTAGTGGTGGCCCGCCCCGAGTACCGTCGTGAACGACGGCGTCATCTCGACGGGCTGTGAAGCCATCGACGACCTCCTCGGCGGCGGGCTGGAGCGCGGCACCGTCACGCAAGTCTACGGGCCGCCGGCGGCCGGGAAGACGAACGTCGCGCTGTCGGCGGCCGTCGCGGTCGCCGCGAACGACGGCCTCGTCGTGTACGTCGACACCGAGGGGCTCTCCCTGGACCGGTTCGAGGCGGTGGCGACCGCTGCCGCGTCCGCTGCCGGCCGCGACGTCGAGGAGGTGACGGGGAACGTCGTGGTGAAGGACGCGTACGACTTCGAGGAACAGGCCGAAGCGGTCCGGGACGTCTCCGAGTTCGCCGAGCAAGCGGACCTCGTCGTGCTCGACTCCGCGACGGGATTCTACCGGCTCGCGCGCGGGAACGACGCCGAGGGCGGGGAT is part of the Halorubellus sp. JP-L1 genome and harbors:
- a CDS encoding multidrug efflux SMR transporter, coding for MREYLYLGAAIAAEVSGTTALKFTSGFTNPVPTAVVVVGYLSSFYLLSLTLQELPVGLVYATWSAVGIVAAALVGVVMFDEAVDTAGIAGICLIIAGVVVLNVVSDAYTPH
- the radB gene encoding DNA repair and recombination protein RadB, whose translation is MNDGVISTGCEAIDDLLGGGLERGTVTQVYGPPAAGKTNVALSAAVAVAANDGLVVYVDTEGLSLDRFEAVATAAASAAGRDVEEVTGNVVVKDAYDFEEQAEAVRDVSEFAEQADLVVLDSATGFYRLARGNDAEGGDSLREVASQVTHLLSLARRHDLAVVVTNQVFSDPDSDRTRPLGGHTLEHWTGTVVRIDRYRGGNRKATLEKHRAKAAGESVQFQITDAGIEASDGTP